A genomic segment from Gorilla gorilla gorilla isolate KB3781 chromosome 3, NHGRI_mGorGor1-v2.1_pri, whole genome shotgun sequence encodes:
- the MTNR1A gene encoding melatonin receptor type 1A, with product MQGNGSALPNASQPVPGGDGARPQPSWLASALACVLIFTIVVDILGNLLVILSVYRNKKLRNAGNIFVVSLAVADLVVAIYPYPLVLMSIFNNGWNLGYLHCQVSGFLMGLSVIGSIFNITGIAINRYCYICHSLKYDKLYSSKNSLCYVLLIWLLTLAAVLPNLRAGTLQYDPRIYSCTFAQSVSSAYTIAVVVFHFLVPMIIVIFCYLRIWILVLQVRQRVKPDRKPKLKPQDFRNFVTMFVVFVLFAICWAPLNFIGLAVASDPASMVPRIPEWLFVASYYMAYFNSCLNAIIYGLLNQNFRKEYRRIIVSLCTARMFFVDSSNDVADRVKCKPSPLMTNNNVVKVDSV from the exons ATGCAGGGCAACGGCAGCGCGCTGCCCAACGCCTCGCAGCCCGTGCCCGGCGGGGACGGCGCGCGGCCGCAGCCCTCGTGGCTGGCGTCCGCCCTGGCCTGCGTCCTCATCTTCACCATCGTGGTGGACATCCTGGGCAACCTCCTGGTCATCCTGTCGGTGTATCGGAACAAGAAGCTCAGGAACGCAG GAAACATCTTTGTGGTGAGCTTAGCCGTGGCAGACCTGGTGGTGGCCATTTATCCGTACCCGTTGGTGCTGATGTCGATATTTAACAATGGGTGGAATCTGGGCTATCTGCACTGCCAAGTCAGTGGGTTCCTGATGGGCCTGAGCGTCATCGGCTCCATATTCAACATCACCGGCATCGCCATCAACCGCTACTGCTACATCTGCCACAGTCTCAAGTACGACAAACTGTACAGCAGCAAGAACTCCCTCTGCTACGTGCTCCTCATATGGCTCCTGACGCTGGCGGCCGTCCTGCCCAACCTCCGTGCAGGGACTCTCCAGTACGACCCGAGGATCTACTCGTGCACCTTCGCCCAGTCCGTCAGCTCCGCCTACACCATCGCCGTGGTGGTTTTCCACTTCCTCGTCCCCATGATCATAGTCATCTTCTGTTACCTGAGAATATGGATCCTGGTTCTCCAGGTCAGACAGAGGGTGAAACCTGACCGCAAACCCAAACTGAAACCACAGGACTTCAGGAATTTTGTCACCATgtttgtggtttttgtcctttttgcCATTTGCTGGGCTCCTCTGAACTTCATTGGCCTGGCCGTGGCCTCTGACCCCGCCAGCATGGTGCCTAGGATCCCAGAGTGGCTGTTTGTTGCCAGTTACTACATGGCGTATTTCAACAGCTGCCTCAATGCCATTATATACGGGCTACTGAACCAAAATTTCAGGAAGGAATACAGGAGAATTATAGTCTCGCTCTGTACAGCCAGGATGTTCTTTGTGGACAGCTCTAACGACGTGGCCGATAGGGTTAAATGCAAACCGTCTCCACTGATGACCAACAATAATGTAGTAAAGGTGGACTCGGTTTAA